A part of Desulfobacter sp. genomic DNA contains:
- a CDS encoding LysE family transporter, with amino-acid sequence MKRELAKPLADGVLTGLFLQMAVGPVFFYILGITMESNYLNSLSAVTAVTLADYIFIFLSLMGIGRLLQEERIKTIFGVGSAAVLILFGLVFLQKGIRSFDAAIPLAAGGWTPAKSFLSCFVLTLSSPLTIVFWGSVFSAKAFEKNYMKAHLAVFGIGAGAATFVFLSLAMLGLSFFRAGIPQAAVQILNGLVGILLVYYGIKGGIKVLKTAEK; translated from the coding sequence ATGAAGCGGGAACTGGCCAAGCCGCTGGCAGACGGGGTATTAACGGGTCTTTTTCTCCAGATGGCCGTGGGGCCGGTATTTTTTTATATTCTGGGCATCACCATGGAGAGCAACTACCTCAACAGCCTGTCGGCGGTGACCGCCGTGACCCTGGCCGACTATATTTTTATTTTTTTATCCCTTATGGGAATCGGCCGGCTGCTTCAGGAAGAGCGGATAAAAACCATTTTCGGGGTGGGCAGCGCCGCCGTGCTCATTTTGTTCGGGCTGGTTTTCCTTCAAAAGGGAATACGCTCCTTTGATGCAGCAATTCCCCTGGCGGCCGGCGGGTGGACACCGGCTAAAAGCTTTTTAAGCTGTTTTGTTTTGACCCTTTCAAGCCCTTTGACCATCGTATTCTGGGGAAGCGTCTTTTCTGCGAAGGCCTTTGAAAAGAATTATATGAAAGCCCATCTGGCCGTATTCGGCATCGGTGCCGGTGCGGCCACCTTTGTTTTTCTCTCCCTGGCCATGCTCGGTCTTTCTTTTTTCAGGGCGGGCATCCCCCAGGCCGCCGTCCAAATATTGAACGGCCTGGTTGGGATTCTCCTGGTGTATTACGGGATAAAAGGCGGGATTAAGGTTTTGAAAACCGCCGAAAAGTGA